The following are encoded in a window of uncultured Ilyobacter sp. genomic DNA:
- a CDS encoding SLC13 family permease, which yields MISLLIIMAIVTSIALGYKTKINTGFFAMGFAYIIGSFVMGMKAKEVIGTWPIKIFFIVFAVSLFYNFAILNGTLEKLAQHLLYRTRKFPHLLPFAIFFAAMIIAALGAGYYSVLAFFGPITLILCEKTGLSKLTGALAVNYGCLAGSNFMTSASGVIFKGLIENAGYTENVFSYTTTIFATSVAIPIIVLGSLVMTNKKNISDATMDVAVPDEFNDKQKTNLRLIYTMVFLVLLVPVLNILIPGNETIKFVNSKMDIGLIAIIFSIIALMMGLGKQKEVVAKVPWETIIMICGVGMLISIAIKAGTIELLSGWIGTNIPKPMVPVALCIVGGSMSFFASTLGVVAPALFPIIPAIAVATGLNPAILFASIIVGAQATSVSPFSSGGSLLLGAEREEHKDVLFNQLLFKGAPLSLIVATVFGAVFSAVM from the coding sequence ATGATCAGTTTACTAATTATCATGGCTATAGTGACTTCAATAGCTCTCGGTTACAAAACAAAAATAAATACAGGTTTCTTCGCAATGGGGTTTGCTTATATCATCGGTTCTTTTGTCATGGGAATGAAGGCTAAAGAGGTCATCGGTACTTGGCCTATCAAAATTTTCTTTATTGTATTTGCAGTATCACTTTTTTATAATTTTGCGATACTTAATGGAACTCTGGAAAAACTAGCTCAGCATCTTTTGTACAGAACAAGAAAATTTCCTCATCTGCTTCCCTTTGCTATCTTTTTTGCTGCCATGATAATAGCTGCATTAGGTGCAGGTTATTATTCAGTTTTAGCTTTCTTTGGTCCGATAACACTTATTTTATGTGAAAAAACAGGACTAAGTAAATTAACTGGTGCTTTGGCTGTAAATTACGGATGCCTTGCCGGATCAAACTTTATGACAAGTGCAAGTGGTGTTATTTTCAAAGGTCTTATTGAAAATGCAGGTTATACTGAAAATGTATTCAGCTACACTACAACAATATTTGCTACCTCTGTTGCAATCCCTATCATTGTGCTTGGATCACTTGTTATGACCAACAAAAAAAATATATCCGATGCAACTATGGATGTTGCAGTTCCAGATGAGTTTAACGATAAGCAGAAGACTAACTTAAGATTAATTTATACAATGGTCTTTCTTGTACTTTTAGTTCCTGTTTTAAATATACTTATACCTGGCAACGAAACTATCAAATTTGTAAATTCAAAAATGGATATAGGTCTTATTGCAATTATTTTTTCAATCATAGCTCTTATGATGGGTCTAGGGAAACAAAAAGAAGTAGTTGCCAAAGTACCTTGGGAAACGATCATAATGATATGTGGTGTAGGAATGCTAATATCCATAGCTATCAAAGCCGGTACTATCGAGTTGCTTTCTGGATGGATCGGTACAAATATTCCTAAGCCTATGGTTCCTGTTGCACTGTGTATCGTTGGTGGTTCTATGTCTTTCTTTGCCAGTACATTAGGGGTTGTTGCACCTGCATTGTTCCCTATTATTCCGGCTATAGCCGTAGCAACAGGTTTAAATCCGGCAATATTATTTGCTTCAATCATAGTAGGAGCCCAGGCTACTTCTGTCTCCCCTTTCTCATCTGGAGGAAGTCTCCTGCTCGGTGCAGAAAGAGAAGAGCATAAAGACGTTCTCTTTAACCAACTTTTATTTAAAGGAGCTCCACTTTCTCTAATTGTTGCAACTGTATTTGGAGCAGTATTCAGTGCTGTAATGTAA
- a CDS encoding ATP-binding protein, with the protein MKKNTLKILSVVIIFFIVLIVGNISYRGFLNYQNTIMTQQIEHLLTSSKSIGKSLELYVGEKEKGLKDMTINLGRYLEKSDEKFMNDDILKTLEVFYHTQEREVSELFYVDLDKKNTLSYPFHNSRVNYEILYDELEYVKENKKSYIGRSYLSSSDGFSFNIAEPVFVNGDIIGVVFGKIKLENIHKLLVEPVKAGKYGYAVVKDVNGKILMHPVKSHIGGNMVSFRKEKYPDLDLHELNKLLNKQRTEEEGFYIYNSYWWPQEKLEKVKKISVFSRAEIGTEFWVVSIIISYDEIKEPIENYLYSSVVIAAVIILIFSWVVFLTVRMIKNKEAYEMETNYLREINKSTEELRKKDAELHHRRKLETIGTLTGGIAHEFNNVLTPIMGYSEMILRNLDPNIKSYDYAKNIYESSERAQEIIDQIRLFSGDKNIKIKYKMISINKVLKEALRFSESLFPASIKVVKDIKNGEWDVYANETQLHQVVLNLCTNACNAMKDQNNGVLKISTDRVKYQDDEILQGSDLKKRDYIIISFEDNGCGIDEEIMEKIFDPFFTKKLSEKSSGLGLSIVQGIVSKHGGKIVVSSEIDKGSRFDVYLPLATKKIMISDENLENISISGTERILVIDDDKDIAEMLGNGLNNLGYQTAVITEGSEILKRFDYIKDNFKVVVTDLAMPEINGIQISKKIKAKKPEVKVILITAYSDEPLEEYMHDNIIDDYLMKPVTASQISRSIRKIMNGH; encoded by the coding sequence TTGAAAAAAAATACCTTGAAAATATTATCAGTTGTGATTATATTTTTTATTGTTTTAATAGTTGGGAATATAAGCTATAGGGGATTTTTGAATTATCAGAACACTATAATGACACAGCAGATAGAGCACCTTTTGACCTCTTCTAAATCTATCGGTAAAAGTCTGGAACTTTACGTAGGGGAGAAAGAAAAGGGCCTGAAAGATATGACCATAAACCTAGGACGCTATTTGGAAAAATCAGATGAAAAATTTATGAATGATGATATTTTAAAAACTCTAGAAGTTTTTTATCATACACAGGAAAGAGAGGTGTCAGAGCTCTTTTACGTAGATTTAGATAAAAAAAATACTTTGAGTTATCCATTTCATAATTCAAGGGTGAATTATGAAATTTTATATGATGAACTTGAGTATGTGAAAGAAAATAAAAAGTCATATATAGGAAGGTCTTATCTTAGCAGCAGTGATGGATTTTCTTTCAATATCGCGGAACCGGTTTTTGTAAATGGAGATATTATAGGGGTGGTTTTCGGAAAAATAAAACTGGAAAATATTCATAAACTCCTGGTAGAACCCGTGAAGGCTGGAAAGTATGGATACGCCGTAGTAAAAGATGTGAACGGTAAAATTCTTATGCATCCTGTTAAATCTCATATAGGTGGTAACATGGTGAGCTTCAGAAAGGAAAAATACCCTGATCTGGACCTGCATGAACTCAATAAACTCTTAAACAAACAACGGACGGAAGAAGAGGGGTTCTATATATATAATTCCTATTGGTGGCCCCAGGAAAAATTAGAGAAAGTTAAGAAAATCAGTGTTTTTTCAAGGGCTGAAATAGGTACAGAATTTTGGGTTGTCTCTATAATCATATCCTATGATGAGATAAAAGAACCCATAGAAAACTATCTTTACAGCAGTGTTGTTATTGCTGCAGTAATAATACTTATATTTTCTTGGGTGGTTTTTTTGACTGTGAGGATGATAAAAAATAAAGAAGCTTACGAGATGGAGACAAATTACCTGAGAGAGATTAATAAATCCACAGAGGAACTGAGAAAAAAAGATGCGGAACTGCATCACAGAAGAAAGCTAGAAACCATAGGAACTCTCACAGGGGGAATAGCTCATGAATTTAATAATGTACTGACACCGATTATGGGGTATTCTGAAATGATTTTAAGAAACTTAGACCCAAACATTAAGAGTTACGATTATGCCAAAAACATATACGAATCATCTGAGAGAGCTCAGGAGATTATAGACCAAATAAGGTTGTTTAGCGGGGATAAAAACATAAAGATAAAATATAAAATGATCTCTATAAACAAGGTTCTGAAGGAAGCTTTGAGGTTTTCAGAATCCCTGTTTCCTGCCAGTATAAAAGTTGTAAAAGATATAAAAAATGGTGAATGGGATGTCTATGCAAACGAGACACAGCTCCATCAGGTTGTATTGAATCTCTGCACAAATGCATGCAATGCAATGAAGGATCAAAATAATGGGGTCTTAAAAATAAGTACGGACAGAGTAAAATACCAAGATGATGAAATTCTGCAGGGCAGCGACCTCAAGAAGAGAGATTATATAATAATATCCTTTGAGGATAATGGATGCGGTATAGATGAAGAGATAATGGAAAAGATATTTGATCCGTTTTTTACAAAGAAACTATCTGAAAAGAGCAGCGGTTTGGGTCTTTCTATTGTTCAGGGGATAGTAAGTAAGCACGGTGGGAAAATAGTTGTATCAAGTGAAATAGATAAAGGCAGTAGATTTGATGTTTACCTTCCATTAGCCACAAAAAAAATAATGATTTCTGATGAAAACTTAGAAAATATAAGTATAAGTGGAACTGAAAGAATATTGGTTATAGACGATGACAAAGATATTGCAGAGATGCTTGGAAATGGTTTAAATAATTTGGGGTATCAGACTGCAGTTATAACTGAAGGAAGTGAAATTTTAAAAAGATTTGATTATATAAAAGATAACTTCAAAGTTGTGGTAACGGACCTTGCTATGCCGGAAATCAACGGGATACAGATTTCTAAAAAAATAAAGGCAAAGAAGCCGGAAGTTAAGGTAATTTTGATAACGGCTTATTCAGACGAGCCTTTAGAAGAATATATGCATGACAATATTATAGATGACTATCTAATGAAACCTGTCACCGCTTCTCAAATAAGCAGGAGTATAAGAAAAATAATGAATGGCCACTAA
- a CDS encoding response regulator transcription factor — MKIHEILIVDDDIKICKLIKEALDPENIKTTIATTGKEAQSLISSKVFDLIILDIMLGDTDGFQLMRNIQLEKIDTPIIFLSGKQQDYDKILALGMGADDYITKPFSISVLIARVKAHLRRGDRAKDLQMASSKIIKEPFILNLDTYQLFKNGKEIFLSAKEIKIMKFFMENPNIIFTKDQLYEKIWNDVFIDNNSVRVYILNLRKKIEDDPQKPKYLKTAWGIGYKFTV, encoded by the coding sequence TTGAAGATTCACGAAATACTTATAGTCGATGATGACATTAAAATATGCAAACTCATAAAAGAAGCTCTTGATCCTGAAAATATAAAAACAACAATTGCAACAACAGGAAAAGAAGCACAGTCTCTTATCAGCTCTAAAGTCTTTGACCTCATAATCCTAGATATCATGTTAGGAGATACTGACGGATTCCAGCTTATGAGGAATATTCAGTTGGAAAAGATAGATACCCCTATAATTTTCCTAAGTGGTAAACAACAAGACTATGATAAAATTCTAGCCTTAGGAATGGGGGCCGACGATTACATAACGAAACCATTTAGCATCTCTGTTTTAATTGCCCGTGTAAAGGCACACCTCAGAAGAGGCGACCGTGCAAAAGACCTTCAAATGGCTTCATCAAAAATAATAAAAGAACCATTTATTTTAAACCTAGATACTTACCAATTATTTAAAAATGGTAAAGAAATTTTTCTCTCTGCAAAAGAGATTAAAATTATGAAGTTTTTTATGGAAAATCCAAATATAATATTTACAAAGGACCAGCTCTACGAAAAGATCTGGAACGATGTTTTTATAGACAACAATTCTGTCAGAGTTTACATTCTTAATCTGAGAAAAAAAATTGAAGATGACCCACAAAAACCAAAATATCTTAAGACAGCATGGGGAATCGGATATAAATTTACAGTTTAA
- a CDS encoding IS3 family transposase, which translates to MISELVIDTLTRAFLLEEPKEGLIIHSDQGSQYSSKEYFNLVNKLGLVQYMSRRGNCYDNAVIESFHASLKKEMVCVEGLVTKRYIKTMVFDYMEFYNKERRHSFLGNVSPVEFEKLQKKLVLG; encoded by the coding sequence ATGATTAGTGAGTTAGTGATTGATACTTTAACAAGGGCATTTTTACTGGAAGAACCAAAGGAAGGGCTAATAATTCATAGTGATCAAGGATCGCAATATTCAAGCAAGGAGTACTTTAACCTTGTAAACAAGTTAGGGTTAGTCCAATATATGAGTAGACGTGGGAACTGTTATGATAATGCAGTTATAGAATCTTTTCATGCTTCTTTGAAGAAAGAGATGGTTTGTGTGGAAGGCTTAGTAACTAAGAGGTATATCAAGACCATGGTATTTGACTACATGGAATTTTACAATAAAGAGAGGAGACACAGCTTCTTAGGAAATGTCTCCCCTGTTGAATTTGAAAAATTACAGAAAAAGTTGGTGTTAGGTTGA
- the sstT gene encoding serine/threonine transporter SstT — MKKLFSKWNQLSLVKRIIVGLVIGTLLAITVPDLAKPISIFGSLFVGALKSVAPILVFFLVMSAISQHESGQKTNMKSVITLYLVGTFAAGLVAVIGSFMFPVAIKLGAGAGNSVAPPTGVVEVLKSLLLNVVDNPIHALASANYIGILSWALLLGVALKNAPATTKTMISNFSDALSQVVRWVINLAPLGIMGLVFSTISENGIGSMVDYGRLLGLLLGCMFFMALVVNPLIAFFMIRQNPYPLVMKCLKQSGITAFFTRSSAANIPVNMELCEELGLEKDIYSVSIPLGATINMAGAAITISVLTLAAVNTLGIQVDMGTALILSILSAVSACGASGVAGGSLLLIPLACSLFGIQNEVAMQVVAVGFVIGVIQDSVETGLNSSTDVLFTAVSEMAEWRKKGKPIVIEKA, encoded by the coding sequence ATGAAAAAATTATTTAGTAAATGGAATCAACTGAGCTTAGTCAAGAGAATTATAGTAGGTTTAGTGATTGGAACTTTATTAGCAATAACGGTCCCTGATCTAGCCAAACCAATATCAATTTTCGGATCATTATTCGTGGGAGCCTTAAAATCAGTTGCACCGATTCTGGTATTCTTCTTGGTAATGTCTGCTATATCTCAACACGAGAGTGGTCAAAAGACAAATATGAAGTCTGTTATTACTCTTTACCTTGTAGGAACCTTTGCTGCGGGGCTTGTTGCCGTTATAGGAAGCTTTATGTTCCCAGTAGCTATTAAATTGGGTGCCGGTGCAGGAAACAGTGTAGCACCTCCAACAGGAGTTGTAGAGGTTTTAAAATCATTACTTTTAAATGTCGTTGACAACCCAATACATGCATTGGCTAGTGCAAATTACATAGGAATCCTGTCATGGGCATTGTTGCTAGGAGTTGCACTTAAAAATGCACCTGCAACAACCAAAACAATGATTTCTAATTTTTCAGATGCGTTATCTCAAGTTGTAAGATGGGTTATTAACTTAGCACCTCTTGGGATTATGGGATTGGTATTTTCTACTATTTCAGAAAATGGTATAGGTTCAATGGTAGATTATGGGCGTCTTTTAGGACTGCTTCTAGGATGTATGTTCTTTATGGCCCTTGTGGTAAACCCTCTGATTGCATTCTTTATGATTCGTCAGAATCCTTACCCGCTTGTTATGAAGTGCCTTAAGCAGAGTGGAATCACAGCTTTCTTCACTAGAAGTTCTGCTGCAAATATACCTGTAAATATGGAATTATGTGAAGAACTGGGATTAGAAAAAGATATTTATTCTGTATCTATTCCTTTAGGAGCTACGATCAATATGGCCGGAGCTGCAATTACAATCTCGGTGCTGACTCTAGCTGCAGTTAATACGCTGGGAATCCAGGTGGATATGGGGACAGCATTAATTCTAAGCATACTTTCAGCTGTAAGTGCTTGTGGAGCATCAGGTGTGGCCGGTGGTTCCCTTCTTCTCATCCCGTTAGCATGTAGTTTATTTGGAATCCAAAATGAAGTTGCCATGCAGGTAGTGGCTGTTGGATTTGTTATAGGGGTTATACAGGATTCAGTGGAAACTGGTCTTAACTCATCTACAGATGTACTTTTCACCGCTGTTTCTGAAATGGCAGAGTGGAGAAAAAAAGGTAAACCAATAGTTATTGAAAAAGCATAA
- a CDS encoding IS630 family transposase yields MKILNPELLEKYIAVEKDSKIKIKLLCLNTICNGMKVVDAADTFKVPRRTIYDWYHYWNEDGYDGLVPTKQTGRPSKLTLREFEELKQILIEKQIFTTKDVKILIQEMFGVNYCFDHVARILKEKFKFHHKKPYILSSKRPAEAESILYQRLSEAIGILRKDPNFDIKKLAIGFLDESSSQNNPNTVRFWSSVNNPTIIKNTEKLKVSTIGFYAIVGNSTAKSIPDSKKETLSEFLNEISDANMEYEYIIVILDNFKSHHSNMFLSKAKELNINAVYLPPYSPDLNPIEYIWKSVKRVLSEKNFESR; encoded by the coding sequence ATGAAAATTCTTAATCCAGAACTGTTAGAAAAATACATTGCAGTCGAAAAAGATTCTAAAATAAAAATTAAGTTGCTATGTTTAAATACTATTTGTAATGGAATGAAAGTCGTAGATGCTGCTGATACTTTTAAAGTCCCAAGACGAACCATCTATGATTGGTATCATTATTGGAACGAAGATGGATATGACGGTTTAGTCCCTACAAAACAAACAGGTAGGCCATCTAAACTGACTCTACGTGAATTTGAAGAATTAAAACAAATCTTGATAGAAAAACAAATTTTCACCACAAAAGATGTTAAAATTTTAATACAAGAAATGTTTGGAGTTAATTATTGTTTCGATCATGTCGCAAGAATTTTGAAAGAAAAATTCAAATTCCATCATAAGAAACCATATATTTTGTCAAGTAAAAGACCTGCCGAAGCAGAGAGTATTCTTTATCAAAGACTCAGTGAAGCAATAGGAATTCTTAGAAAAGATCCTAATTTTGACATTAAAAAGCTTGCTATAGGATTTTTAGATGAAAGCAGCTCTCAAAATAATCCAAATACTGTAAGGTTTTGGAGTTCTGTAAACAATCCAACAATAATTAAAAACACCGAGAAACTAAAAGTGAGTACAATAGGATTTTATGCTATTGTGGGTAACAGCACTGCAAAAAGCATACCAGATTCCAAGAAAGAAACATTAAGTGAATTTTTGAATGAAATCAGCGATGCAAATATGGAATATGAGTATATAATAGTAATTTTGGATAATTTCAAAAGTCACCATAGTAATATGTTTTTATCAAAAGCAAAAGAATTAAATATTAATGCGGTATATTTACCGCCATATTCTCCAGACTTAAACCCTATAGAATACATCTGGAAAAGTGTAAAAAGAGTATTATCTGAAAAAAATTTTGAGTCTAGATAG